One Pecten maximus chromosome 16, xPecMax1.1, whole genome shotgun sequence DNA window includes the following coding sequences:
- the LOC117344896 gene encoding LOW QUALITY PROTEIN: ATPase family AAA domain-containing protein 3-B-like (The sequence of the model RefSeq protein was modified relative to this genomic sequence to represent the inferred CDS: deleted 1 base in 1 codon) — MSWLFGTGKPTTPGTGGMPPANLGAGGMPPDKPGAGGATPIGQSPHGTGGKMEKYSFDSTALERAAKAAKELEKSAHAKDALQLSKMQEETKQIEQQRKMKESEAYREQLKIEFARTSEEEKRKSMAEQSKYHKSKAEYEDRLARQRYSDQLAQQARQEEDMRAKNEASIAKQEQLKKSTMDYEYDLRRKNDMARVEAEIKGKAKADRQNHDLIKEQLRIKGQEHRQTVLESIKTAGSVLGAGFQAFISDWDKVTAMAAGLTMVAAGVYSAKHGIGVTARFVEARLGKPSLVRETSRLTVTEALRHPIKTAKRVYAKPDDALKGIILKPELEERLRDIAIATKHTKQNKGFYRNLLMHGPPGTGKTMFAKSLAKHSGMDYAIMTGGDVAPMGKDGVTAMHKTFDWASTSKRGLLLFVDEADAFLRKRSKEHISEDLRATLNAFLYRTGEQSTKFMLVLASINPEQFDWAINDRLDEMVEFLSPSLGERERLVRRYFDLYCLVPATEKRGRLRLDEFDYGEKCLEIARMTEGLSGREISKLAVAWQATAYASETGVLTEAMMEDCVMNSVRQHAKKVVWQEESAATEMREIGKSYSSEKDASTGVSSIKKDPSS, encoded by the exons atgtcgTGGTTGTTTGGCACAGGGAAACCGACTACGCCAGGGACGGGTGGCATGCCCCCAGCCAACCTAGGCGCAGGCGGCATGCCCCCGGATAAACCAGGAGCTGGTGGCGCCACCCCAATCGGACAGTCACCTCATGGGACAGGAGGAAAGATGGAGAAATACTCCTTCGATTCGACTGCCCTAGAAAGGGCAGCAAAGGCTGCAAAAGAACTGGAAAAATCGG CACATGCCAAAGATGCATTACAATTATCCAAGATGCAggaagaaacaaaacaaatagaACAACAAAGGAAAATGAAG GAATCTGAAGCTTACAGGGAACAGTTAAAGATTGAATTTGCACGTACATCAGAAGAGGAGAAGAGGAAGTCGATGGCAGAACAAAGCAAATATCATAAATCTAAAGCGGAATATGAAGACAGATTGGCACGGCAACGCTACTCCGACCAGCTGGCCCAACAG GCAAGACAAGAAGAAGACATGCGAGCAAAGAATGAGGCGTCAATAGCTAAACAAGAACAATTGAAAAAAT CCACAATGGATTATGAATATGATCTGCGACGCAAAAATGACATGGCACGTGTAGAGGCCGAAATAAAAGGGAAAGCTAAAGCAGATCGACAGAACCATGACCTCATCAAGGAACAATTACGAATCAAAGGCCAGGAACATCGACAGACTGTACTAGAATCTATTAA AACTGCTGGCTCTGTGTTGGGAGCTGGTTTCCAGGCCTTCATCTCTGACTGGGATAAAGTCACAGCTATG GCTGCCGGTTTGACGATGGTGGCTGCCGGTGTCTACTCCGCTAAGCATGGTATTGGAGTAACAGCCCGCTTTGTCGAGGCCAGGCTTGGAAAGCCCTCATTGGTCAGGGAAACATCACGACTCACAGTTACAGAAGCCTTGCGTCACCCAATAAAG ACAGCCAAGCGTGTGTATGCCAAACCAGATGATGCCCTCAAAGGCATTATCCTAAAG CCAGAACTTGAAGAGAGACTACGAGATATTGCCATAGCTACCAAACACACAAAGCAAAATAAGGGATTTTATAGGAATCTTCTAATGCATGGTCCTCCTGGTACAGGAAAAACTATGTTTGCAAAG AGCCTTGCTAAGCACTCTGGGATGGATTATGCGATAATGACTGGAGGTGATGTGGCACCTATGGGAAAGGACGGAGTGACGGCCATGCACAAAACGTTTGACTGGGCCAGCACGAGTAAGAGAGG GTTACTACTATTTGTAGATGAGGCAGATGCATTTTTACGAAAAAGAAGCAAG GAGCATATAAGTGAAGATTTGCGGGCCACTCTCAACGCGTTTCTGTATAGAACAGGGGAACAGTCAACCAA atttaTGTTAGTACTAGCAAGT ATCAACCCTGAGCAGTTTGATTGGGCCATAAATGACAGACTCGACGAAATGGTAGAATTTCTGTCTCCATCTCTGGGAGAAAGAGAGCGTCTGGTGCGACGCTATTTTGACCTGTACTGTCTAGTACCAGCCACAGAGAAAAGAGG GAGATTGAGACTAGATGAATTTGACTATGGCGAGAAGTGTTTAGAAATAGCTAGAATGACCGAGGGTTTATCAGGAAGAGAAATATCAAAACTAGCTGTGGCATGGCAG GCTACTGCCTATGCCTCAGAGACTGGGGTACTGACTGAAGCTATGATGGAGGATTGCGTCATGAACAGTGTCAGACAGCATGCCAAGAAAGTAGTCTGGCAAGAGGAAAGTGCTGCCACAGAAATGAGGGAGATTGGGAAATCATACTCCTCAGAGAAAGACGCTTCCACTGGTGTTTCCAGCATCAAGAAGGATCCGTCTAGTTAA